The following coding sequences are from one Humulus lupulus chromosome X, drHumLupu1.1, whole genome shotgun sequence window:
- the LOC133805324 gene encoding histone-lysine N-methyltransferase ASHH2 isoform X1: MKSWFNEMGLCENSVIVEEPVCLSLSGHHLCSEFLVQSVSDQHYSSGLSHQLIDSNMDLATGPSRCLDLASNNETTCLCSDHIAEECTVNGDILRGENESTKVMTLENLSKNDSGDDRDCLNENYIDIDVCTMERGGDCLKESKPQGEDGLGNAVGNCDIPTEAAGFPLNFNGDQQVDTTQELIVNGDMLTEHNKNTDLFPLEFALKNDSGDSRVCMNENHSDTDVCSTEMAGEYFNGSKPHIEDGLGNLGGECELSSEVISLSGLSMNCDQQVDTTQLRTVNAYTWAGDIENSSVLALDHFSENDPGYSRVCLNENLGEIGVCTNQRGRECLEESSVLGEDVLGDCEVPSGVISVTGLPINCDQQVEQTDDKIDKYLSVEVIEDKGNVVAEVNSDLCEKESPLHDCESLELVPLNGVLGNTFKQKEQDFESVCASSLENLSVKIVDSVGSEDDMCNMVAPLQHGGIFSEASCSGEEVSNCDLKNDKNNCISCILVESSTEAVQMESNIETANHVSLSTSTDNIYKYESPSICVQQCEQNSDRSVDTPHTKQVMEFVEEKSDVSIDTKVVGQEMLPNKEIACNLYESSSFMPSKCVIEKSGSLQSSQPLGVVNDDSSGRLDVADQLGSHIYGPINSSSQVEWYSQTDYQGKDNEKIDYVSETKSFDIVSSTAQRNSRRGRSIRKTFTTKTTRKGKTKVPIPSGGIKIAVQGRKKRSCLSKSARSSAWGSLGNVTQLFENSNGLEVINQGSLKANGGRKSGKQKKKGATIRSQGSRRKSSASNTNIRLKVKMGKDECQSFMTAMVPEVVDTSASSTANGCDFGTELCLESAKVANDAEDDWRKDEITTEFKCLSTNPSDFLNDLDSNVVSEKSSKKGRDYFGVSSHMVDSSGGATDDRCKDPGTSPDSEVINLIPDAHVDFRSHDDFHGAVTSPKDIATTGDLISNKNAKKKNKLSGLGNSIEEEKSLHPLRMNKSKPLKLYERKQNSNSGISSSENLISSARANASSNSSSNMDPLHLSEETAAATITAEIFQVESGTEVEIPSNQDTGADLSKLQNSKSSFPDAKTKGHKIRKGKTQGSDSGIKSVNVCSQKETQRSSVGKKNTKEKSVCGNITCKEESQPEAGVHVGDGKVKANSGENLACLEPKPNMLPGSTGEQYFPLRNAWVSCDNCHKWRRIPAEDADTIEEIKCTWTCKDNMDKSFADCSIPQEKSNADINAELELSDASGEEDVSGILVNHEVLECKRPRDPKKTAACVSIRTNQYLHRSRKTQTIDEMMICQCKPPSDGRLGCGDDCLNRVLNIECMQGTCPCRDLCSNQQFQKRKYAKLEKFRCGKKGYGLKLLEDISKGQFLIEYVGEVLDMQAYVARQKEYALKGHKHFYFMTLNCNEVIDACVKGNKGRFINHSCDPNCQTEKWMVNGEICIGLFALRDIKKGEEVTFDYNYVRVFGAAAKKCYCGSPQCRGYIGGDPLNKGDGSQSGSDEDYPVPTMLPDDGEGGLMHKASSCNDVIAPISESNLDKRDERDKYTAALGKLEISTGKEDSMNYSASVISHVDDALELDLKGKLSISDETLEISQQRDDVTCKLIPSVHEKSSSSSQRFNRTSPVEVLSKSLRDGVDGNRRSKSDIADDRLLSSKAHPNMKTSHSSNVLKKGKVKINSPNASKVQMLTKKSQVLHIRPKKAIEGSFGNRFEEVEEKLNDLLDANGGISKRKDAPKGYLKLLYHTAKSGDSANGEPIQRNRDLSMILDALLKTKSRLVLTDIINNNGLRMLHNIMKQYKADFKKIPILRKLLKVLEYLAVREIINCRHISKDPPCPQMESFTESILSLTEHGDRQVHQIARNFRDRWIRKQGRKLSHMDRDENKTELARSSNCNRFIVSQNDRSDHAGRPSEAIDCVKQPVVATTLVSAGIQEGSSASHTSVLPISGTRTRKRKSRWDQLSWDYPAVTNPASSSLQHKELNVEPIGLESSSLPWTNREDKDVSGCTNDQYQLDKVGIAHDVKQNTADDVPPGFSSPLTRPMGLSFSPSMVCHLKCPSDTAIGQPHEKFISRLPVSYGVPLFIMQQFGTPHAETVGSWVVAPGIPFHPFPPLPPLPCDKKGSSPSENGHCLLINQTAEEQHDCHLPPTHSNDSTPSTTGNLSDVETSCTDNQHTFKRGREWSQDLGTRYFKQQKWNSLKHGSPGHLRRNETGSSKGDTNCVSIGHITSELRGTYCSESISCGVEKAGNNCHQHPENHSQH, encoded by the exons ATGAAAAGCTGGTTCAATGAAATGGGTTTGTGTGAGAATTCGGTTATAGTTGAAGAACCCGTCTGCTTGTCACTTTCCGGGCATCATTTATGCTCGGAGTTTCTGGTGCAATCCGTATCCGATCAGCACTATAGTTCGGGGCTTTCTCACCAGTTAATTGATTCAAACATGGACCTTGCGACCGGACCTAGCAGGTGCTTGGACTTGGCTAGCAATAACGAAACTACTTGTTTATGTTCTGATCATATTGCAGAGGAGTGTACTGTTAACGGAGATATACTGAGAGGGGAGAATGAGAGTACAAAAGTAATGACATTGGAAAATTTGTCGAAAAATGACTCTGGAGATGATAGGGATTGTTTGAACGAGAATTACATTGACATAGATGTTTGTACTATGGAAAGGGGCGGGGATTGCTTAAAGGAAAGCAAGCCACAGGGTGAAGATGGCTTGGGAAATGCAGTAGGGAACTGTGACATACCCACGGAAGCTGCTGGTTTTCCGTTGAACTTTAACGGAGATCAGCAGGTTGATACCACACAGGAGCTTATTGTTAATGGAGATATGTTGACTGAGCATAATAAAAATACAGATCTTTTTCCATTGGAGTTTGCGTTGAAAAATGACTCCGGGGACAGTAGGGTTTGTATGAACGAGAATCACAGTGACACTGATGTTTGTTCTACGGAAATGGCCGGGGAATACTTCAACGGAAGCAAGCCACACATTGAAGATGGCCTGGGAAATCTAGGAGGGGAGTGTGAGTTATCGTCGGAAGTTATATCTTTAAGTGGTTTGTCAATGAACTGTGATCAGCAGGTTGATACTACACAGCTGCGTACTGTTAATGCATATACATGGGCAGGGGATATTGAAAATTCAAGTGTTTTGGCATTAGATCATTTTTCGGAAAATGACCCTGGATACAGCAGGGTTTGTTTGAACGAGAATCTTGGTGAAATTGGTGTTTGTACTAATCAGAGGGGTAGGGAATGTTTGGAGGAAAGCAGTGTTCTAGGTGAAGATGTCTTGGGAGATTGTGAAGTACCCTCGGGAGTTATATCTGTTACTGGTTTGCCAATAAACTGTGATCAGCAGGTTGAGCAGACCGATGATAAAATTGACAAATATCTTTCTGTGGAGGTGATTGAAGATAAAGGTAATGTTGTAGCTGAGGTGAACAGTGATTTGTGTGAAAAGGAATCTCCGTTACATGATTGTGAAAGTTTAGAATTGGTACCCCTGAATGGTGTGCTAGGTAACACTTTCAAACAAAAGGAGCAGGATTTTGAGAGTGTTTGTGCTTCTTCCTTGGAAAATTTAAGTGTTAAGATTGTTGATTCTGTTGGGTCAGAAGATGACATGTGTAACATGGTGGCACCCTTACAGCACGGTGGAATATTTTCAGAAGCATCATGTTCTGGCGAAGAAGTGAGTAATTGTGACTTGAAGAATGATAAAAATAACTGCATCAGTTGTATCTTGGTGGAGAGTAGTACCGAAGCTGTTCAAATGGAAAGCAATATTGAGACGGCCAACCATGTGTCACTTTCCACAAGTACGGACAATATATACAAGTATGAGTCACCAAGTATTTGTGTCCAACAGTGTGAGCAGAATAGTGATAGAAGTGTTGATACTCCCCATACTAAACAGGTTATGGAGTTTGTTGAAGAAAAAAGTGATGTAAGTATAGATACAAAAGTTGTTGGACAGGAGATGCTTCCTAATAAAGAAATTGCATGCAATCTCTACGAAAGCTCCTCTTTCATGCCTTCCAAATGTGTAATTGAAAAATCTGGTTCTTTGCAATCTTCTCAACCCCTGGGTGTTGTTAATGACGACTCTTCTGGAAGGTTGGATGTGGCAGACCAACTTGGCAGTCACATATATGGTCCCATTAACTCTAGCAGTCAAGTCGAGTGGTATAGTCAAACAGATTATCAAGGGAAAGATAATGAGAAAATTGATTATGTTTCAGAAACTAAAAGCTTTGACATTGTATCATCAACTGCTCAGAGGAATAGCCGAAGAGGTAGATCAATCAGAAAGACTTTTACAACAAAGACTACAAGGAAAGGCAAAACCAAAGTACCAATTCCATCTGGAGGTATCAAAATTGCAGTCCAGGGCAGAAAGAAGAGAAGTTGTCTGTCCAAATCAGCTCGTTCATCTGCTTGGGGATCATTGGGAAACGTTACACAACTCTTTGAGAATAGTAATGGACTTGAGGTCATTAATCAAGGATCACTGAAAGCAAATGGTGGAAGGAAAAGTGGAAAGCAAAAAAAGAAAGGGGCTACAATAAGATCACAAGGTTCCAGGAGAAAATCTAGTGCTTCAAATACTAATATCCGTTTGAAGGTTAAAATGGGGAAAGATGAATGTCAAAGTTTTATGACTGCCATGGTTCCCGAGGTTGTTGATACTTCAGCCTCATCTACTGCTAATGGTTGTGATTTTGGTACTGAATTGTGCTTGGAATCAGCAAAAGTTGCTAACGATGCTGAGGATGACTGGAGAAAAGATGAGATTACCACAGAGTTTAAGTGTTTAAGCACAAATCCAAGTGATTTTTTAAATGACTTGGACAGCAATGTGGTCTCAGAAAAGTCATCTAAAAAAGGGAGAGATTATTTTGGTGTTTCCTCCCATATGGTTGATTCATCAGGAGGGGCTACGGATGACAGGTGCAAAGATCCTGGAACTTCACCAGATTCCGAAGTTATTAATTTAATCCCTGATGCTCATGTTGATTTTAGAAGTCACGATGACTTCCATGGTGCTGTCACTTCTCCCAAAGATATTGCCACAACTGGAGATCTCATCAGCAATAAGAATGCAAAGAAGAAAAATAAGCTTTCTGGTTTAGGTAATAgtattgaagaagaaaaatcactTCATCCACTGAGAATGAACAAATCTAAACCATTGAAGCTAtatgagagaaaacaaaatagtAATAGTGGCATTAGCTCTAGCGAGAATCTTATTTCATCAGCCAGAGCAAATGCTTCAAGCAATTCATCAAGTAATATGGATCCATTGCACTTGTCAGAGGAgactgctgctgctactattaCTGCTGAGATATTCCAAGTTGAAAGTGGTACAGAAGTTGAAATACCCAGCAATCAAGATACTGGTGCTGATTTGTCAAAATTACAGAACTCCAAAAGTTCTTTTCCTGATGCTAAAACTAAAGGTCACAAAATTCGCAAAGGCAAGACCCAGGGCTCTGATTCAGGAATTAAAAGTGTCAATGTTTGCAGCCAGAAGGAAACCCAACGAAGTTCTGTTGGTAAGAAGAATACCAAGGAGAAGTCTGTTTGTGGTAACATTACTTGCAAAGAGGAAAGTCAACCAGAAGCAG GTGTCCATGTGGGAGATGGAAAAGTGAAAGCCAACTCTGGTGAAAATTTGGCTTGCTTAGAACCTAAGCCAAACATGTTACCAGGTTCTACCGGGGAGCAATATTTTCCTTTACGGAATGCTTGGGTGAGTTGTGATAATTGTCATAAATGGCGGCGCATACCGGCTGAAGATGCAGATACTATAGAAGAAATAAAGTGCACATG GACATGCAAGGACAACATGGATAAAAGCTTTGCTGATTGCTCGATCCCTCAAGAGAAGTCAAATGCAGATATTAACGCAGAATTGGAATTATCAGATGCCTCGGGGGAAGAAGATGTCTCTGGTATCCTTGTAAATCACGAGGTCTTAGAATGCAAGCGTCCAAGAG ATCCAAAAAAGACTGCTGCGTGTGTCAGTATTAGGACTAATCAGTATCTTCACCGTAGTCGGAAAACACAGACAATTGACGAG ATGATGATTTGCCAATGCAAACCTCCTTCAGATGGCCGGTTGGGTTGTGGAGATGATTGCCTGAATCGAGTGCTAAACATTGAATGTATGCAAGGGACCTGTCCGTGCAGAGACCTTTGTTCAAATCAGCAG TTTCAAAAACGCAAGTACGCAAAACTGGAGAAGTTTCGATGTGGGAAAAAAGGTTATGGGCTCAAGTTGCTTGAGGATATATCCAAAGGACAATTTCTTATTGAATATGTTGGGGAG GTGCTTGATATGCAAGCTTATGTGGCACGACAGAAAGAGTATGCTTTGAAGGGTCATAAACATTTCTACTTTATGACACTTAATTGCAATGAG GTCATAGATGCATGTGTAAAAGGAAATAAAGGACGGTTCATTAACCATAGCTGTGATCCAAATTGTCAGACAGAAAAG TGGATGGTGAATGGAGAGATTTGTATAGGACTCTTTGCATTGAGAGATATAAAGAAG GGTGAAGAAGTGACATTTGACTACAACTATGTCAGGGTATTTGGGGCTGCTGCCAAAAAGTGTTATTGTGGTTCTCCCCAATGCCGAGGTTATATTGGTGGTGATCCTCTTAACAAGGGAGACGGTAGTCAAAGTGGTTCAGATGAAGACTATCCAGTCCCCACGATGCTTCCCGATGATGGTGAGGGCGGCTTAATGCACAAAGCCAGTTCCTGTAATGATGTCATAGCACCAATTTCTGAGAGTAATCTGGACAAAAGAGATGAAAGGGATAAATACACTGCTGCTCTTGGGAAATTAGAGATTTCTACAGGAAAAGAGGACTCCATGAATTACTCTGCTTCTGTCATTTCCCATGTAGATGATGCATTAGAGTTGGACTTGAAGGGAAAATTGTCCATTTCTGATGAAACTTTAGAAATTTCCCAACAAAGAGACGATGTTACTTGTAAGCTCATTCCATCTGTTCATGAAAAATCGTCAAGCTCTTCTCAAAGATTTAATCGAACTTCACCTGTTGAGGTGCTCAGCAAATCCTTGCGTGATGGTGTTGATGGTAATAGGAGGTCCAAGTCCGACATTGCCGATGATAGGCTGCTTTCTTCTAAAGCTCATCCTAATATGAAAACTTCTCACTCATCCAATGTCCTTAAAAAAGGAAAAGTTAAGATTAATTCCCCAAATGCTAGCAAAGTTCAGATGTTAACCAAGAAATCTCAAGTGCTACATATCAGGCCCAAAAAAGCAATAGAAGGCTCTTTTGGTAACCGTTTTGAAGAAG TTGAGGAGAAACTTAATGATTTACTGGATGCTAATGGTGGAATAAGTAAGCGGAAA GATGCCCCCAAAGGCTACTTAAAGCTTTTATATCATACTGCCAAATCAGGTGATAGTGCCAATGGTGAACCTATTCAGAG AAATCGAGATCTTTCAATGATTCTTGATGCTCTTTTGAAAACAAAATCACGGCTGGTGTTGACTGATATAATCAATAACAATG GTTTGAGAATGCTACACAATATTATGAAGCAGTACAAAGCAGACTTTAAAAAGATACCTATTCTTCGGAAGCTTCTCAAG GTCCTGGAGTATTTGGCAGTCAGGGAGATTATTAACTGTAGACATATTAGTAAAGATCCTCCTTGCCCTCAAATGGAGAG TTTTACGGAGTCAATTCTGTCACTGACAGAGCACGGTGATAGACAG GTCCATCAGATTGCACGGAATTTCCGAGACAGGTGGATTAGAAAACAAGGCAGAAAACTTTCTCATATGGACAGGGATGAAAACAAGACCGAACTTGCTAGGAGTTCAAACTGCAACAGATTTATTGTCTCACAGAATGATCGGTCCGATCATGCTGGGAGACCTTCAGAAGCAATTGATTGTGTCAAGCAACCGGTGGTTGCTACAACCTTGGTGAGTGCAGGCATCCAGGAGGGATCTTCTGCATCACATACTAGTGTTTTACCTATTAGTGGGACAAGAACTCGCAAGCGTAAAAGCCGATGGGATCAACTATCGTGGGATTATCCAGCAGTGACAAATCCAGCTTCTAGTTCTCTTCAGCACAAGGAACTGAATGTCGAGCCCATAGGGTTGGAGTCTAGCTCATTACCCTGGACGAACAGAGAGGACAAAGATGTTTCTGGCTGCACAAATGATCAATATCAGCTTGATAAAGTTGGTATAGCTCATGATGTAAAACAGAATACTGCCGACGATGTTCCACCAGGGTTCTCATCTCCCCTTACGCGCCCTATGGGATTATCATTCAGTCCCTCAATGGTTTGCCATTTGAAGTGTCCTTCTGACACTGCTATTGGGCAGCCACATGAAAAATTTATCTCTCGCTTACCTGTTTCGTATGGAGTTCCTCTGTTCATCATGCAGCAATTTGGAACTCCGCATGCTGAAACTGTGGGAAGTTGGGTGGTTGCTCCGGGCATTCCTTTCCATCCCTTTCCACCATTGCCCCCACTTCCTTGTGATAAGAAAGGCTCTTCACCTTCAGAGAACGGACACTGTCTGTTGATTAATCAAACTGCAGAAGAGCAACATGACTGTCATCTTCCTCCGACTCACTCAAACGATAGCACTCCTAGCACAACTGGTAACCTATCAGATGTGGAGACTTCGTGTACAGACAATCAACATACATTTAAACGAGGTAGAGAATGGTCACAAGATTTGGGAACAAGGTATTTTAAACAGCAGAAGTGGAATAGTTTAAAACACGGATCCCCAGGCCATTTAAGAAGGAACGAGACTGGAAGCTCAAAAGGTGATACAAACTGCGTAAGTATAGGACACATAACAAGCGAGCTTAGAGGTACATATTGTTCAGAAAGTATAAGCTGTGGTGTAGAGAAAGCTGGTAATAATTGTCATCAGCATCCAGAGAACCACAGTCAACATTGA